In Helicobacter mastomyrinus, a single genomic region encodes these proteins:
- a CDS encoding F0F1 ATP synthase subunit delta, translating to MLYIIAKKYTQALMDSDVNLDETLHILKGFSLALKEKKYADIIVSPFLSKAQKEQLLLDNIGKIDTKLENFFRLLAEADRILLIPYISNELEKRLLARKKEYAATLTSKEELDTKTLEKIQIALAKKLGVKLSIKQKLSGVEGIKLSVEDLGMEVSFSKERFSSNLKHHILKAL from the coding sequence ATGCTGTATATTATCGCTAAAAAATACACACAAGCGCTTATGGATTCAGATGTAAATCTCGATGAAACACTCCATATTCTTAAAGGTTTCTCTCTTGCGCTAAAAGAGAAAAAATATGCAGATATTATTGTCTCGCCATTTCTAAGCAAAGCTCAAAAGGAGCAGCTTCTGCTAGACAATATAGGCAAAATAGATACAAAACTCGAAAATTTCTTTCGTCTTTTGGCAGAGGCGGATAGAATCTTACTTATTCCATATATTAGCAATGAACTTGAAAAACGCTTACTTGCACGCAAAAAAGAATATGCGGCTACACTCACAAGTAAAGAGGAGCTTGATACTAAAACGCTAGAAAAGATTCAAATTGCTTTAGCCAAAAAGCTCGGTGTCAAGTTAAGCATCAAGCAAAAATTAAGTGGGGTTGAAGGCATTAAACTAAGTGTTGAGGATTTAGGTATGGAAGTATCTTTTTCCAAAGAACGTTTTAGTAGTAATTTGAAACATCATATCCTCAAAGCACTTTAA
- a CDS encoding F0F1 ATP synthase subunit B has translation MKKTLCAIIFLVLPSFLLASVSIEQSDFVERVINFVIFIAILWYFAFDPIKGIFINRKNAIAARLQEAQDNLQKAKQEKEAALKALEESKEKAKDIITAAKQEAYLVEQKYNEQIKKDIETLKYALELNIEFEQRKAIQESVNKLLNELIKSNDIALNKEEYINIITKRIS, from the coding sequence ATGAAAAAGACTTTATGTGCAATTATATTTTTAGTTCTGCCTTCTTTTCTCCTTGCTTCTGTGAGCATTGAACAGAGCGATTTTGTCGAACGTGTGATTAACTTTGTGATCTTTATAGCAATTTTATGGTATTTTGCTTTTGATCCCATTAAGGGGATTTTTATCAATAGAAAAAATGCTATTGCTGCTCGTCTTCAAGAAGCCCAAGACAACCTCCAAAAAGCAAAGCAAGAAAAGGAAGCGGCTCTAAAGGCTTTAGAAGAGAGTAAAGAAAAAGCTAAAGATATTATTACCGCTGCTAAGCAAGAGGCTTACTTGGTTGAACAAAAATATAATGAACAAATCAAAAAAGATATAGAGACACTCAAATATGCTCTAGAATTAAATATTGAATTTGAACAAAGAAAAGCCATACAAGAAAGTGTAAATAAACTACTTAATGAGCTTATAAAAAGTAATGATATTGCTCTCAACAAAGAAGAATATATCAATATCATTACAAAAAGGATTTCATAA
- a CDS encoding FoF1 ATP synthase subunit B' has product MSITLNPYLMLLVFITFIVLIYLLNQWLFKPMFIFMNDRDSFIEREISSTQGHRHDIEQIEGEIQKTISTARKEAAYILETATKEAKATYEEKINAKKAEHESKLAQYKKELEEQKSQLYAELLEQLPAFKTALNTKLKQI; this is encoded by the coding sequence ATGAGTATCACCCTCAACCCCTACCTTATGCTACTCGTTTTTATTACTTTTATAGTCCTAATCTATTTACTAAATCAGTGGCTTTTTAAGCCTATGTTTATCTTTATGAATGATCGGGATAGCTTTATCGAACGTGAAATCTCAAGCACTCAAGGGCATAGACATGACATTGAACAAATTGAAGGAGAAATTCAAAAAACCATTAGCACAGCGCGTAAAGAGGCAGCATATATTTTAGAAACAGCGACAAAAGAAGCAAAAGCTACTTATGAAGAAAAAATTAATGCAAAAAAAGCCGAGCATGAAAGCAAGCTTGCGCAATATAAGAAAGAATTAGAAGAACAAAAATCGCAGCTTTATGCAGAACTACTTGAACAACTTCCTGCTTTTAAAACAGCATTAAATACAAAGCTTAAGCAAATTTAG
- a CDS encoding ParB/RepB/Spo0J family partition protein, which translates to MAKKKLAMGRGLGAILSETAEAYEQNLSDNSSLVLELDVDIIKPNPYQPRKTFNLQALQELSESIKEHGLLQPVVVYDNGDGDYILIAGERRLRASKLAGLNNIKAIIAEIDFKRMRELAIIENIQREELNPIELALSYEELLQEYGITHEELSKRIGKSRTQITNTLRLLQLSEEVQQMLIEDKISQGHAKMLVTLDEGEQKLIVDSIIGQKLNVRDTEILIKNIKNKGKKRIKKEHIGNINTQLLQALQDSFKILGIQAHINTSKITLSFENDAEVTALIKKISK; encoded by the coding sequence ATGGCTAAAAAAAAGCTAGCGATGGGGAGGGGACTGGGGGCGATACTTTCCGAAACGGCGGAAGCATACGAGCAAAACTTAAGTGATAATTCATCACTCGTATTAGAGCTTGATGTGGATATTATTAAGCCAAATCCCTATCAGCCGCGCAAAACCTTCAATCTCCAAGCCCTACAAGAACTTTCGGAATCTATTAAAGAGCACGGATTATTACAACCTGTTGTTGTGTATGATAATGGCGATGGAGATTATATTCTTATCGCTGGGGAACGCAGACTCAGGGCGTCAAAACTCGCTGGTTTAAACAATATTAAAGCAATTATCGCTGAAATAGATTTCAAACGTATGCGTGAGTTAGCTATTATCGAAAATATCCAACGTGAGGAGCTAAACCCTATTGAGCTTGCCTTATCTTATGAAGAGTTGCTTCAAGAATATGGCATTACACACGAGGAGCTTTCTAAACGTATTGGCAAATCACGTACGCAAATCACAAACACCTTACGCTTATTGCAACTAAGTGAGGAAGTGCAGCAAATGCTTATTGAAGACAAAATCTCGCAAGGACACGCTAAAATGCTTGTTACCCTCGATGAGGGAGAACAAAAGCTTATAGTGGATTCTATCATTGGGCAGAAACTCAATGTGCGTGATACCGAAATACTTATTAAAAATATTAAAAATAAGGGTAAAAAGCGTATCAAAAAAGAACATATAGGCAATATCAATACCCAGCTTCTCCAAGCATTACAGGATAGTTTTAAAATATTAGGAATTCAAGCACATATTAATACATCAAAAATCACACTTTCCTTTGAGAATGATGCGGAAGTTACCGCCCTGATAAAAAAAATATCAAAATGA
- a CDS encoding ParA family protein, translating into MCKIITIANQKGGVGKTTTTVNLAAFLASANKRVLVIDYDPQANATTSFGIRRNKIESDIYHVLTGSKKLSQIILKTDIPNLDIAPSNIGLAGIEKEFYNKNNAKGRELLLSKKIEEIKEQYDFIIIDSPPALGSLTVNALAAADSVIVPIQCEFFALEGLAQLLNTIKLIKDTINPKLSIHGFLPTMYSGQHNLSRQVFDELKEHFSKELFKYDDDFIIVPRSVKLAESPSFGKPIMLYDNRSNGSVAYENLARAILQGA; encoded by the coding sequence ATGTGCAAAATCATAACTATAGCTAATCAAAAAGGCGGTGTGGGTAAAACGACAACAACGGTTAATCTCGCAGCTTTCTTAGCCTCTGCAAACAAACGTGTGCTTGTGATTGATTATGATCCACAAGCTAACGCAACTACGAGCTTTGGTATCCGCCGCAATAAGATAGAATCCGATATTTATCACGTGCTTACAGGCTCAAAAAAACTCTCTCAAATTATATTAAAAACAGATATTCCCAATCTTGACATTGCGCCCTCAAATATTGGTTTGGCAGGTATTGAAAAAGAGTTTTATAACAAAAACAATGCAAAAGGACGCGAATTGCTTTTAAGTAAAAAAATCGAAGAGATAAAAGAGCAATATGATTTTATCATTATTGATTCTCCTCCTGCACTTGGTTCTCTTACCGTTAATGCACTTGCAGCAGCAGATTCTGTTATCGTGCCTATACAATGTGAATTTTTCGCTCTTGAGGGATTGGCACAGCTGCTTAATACAATCAAGCTTATTAAAGATACGATTAATCCAAAACTTAGCATTCACGGCTTTTTGCCTACGATGTATTCAGGGCAGCACAATCTCTCAAGACAAGTTTTTGATGAGTTAAAAGAGCATTTCAGCAAAGAACTATTCAAATATGATGATGACTTTATCATTGTGCCTCGCAGTGTTAAACTCGCAGAATCGCCAAGTTTTGGCAAACCTATTATGCTCTATGATAACCGATCTAATGGAAGTGTAGCGTATGAAAATCTTGCACGTGCAATCTTGCAAGGAGCATAA
- a CDS encoding biotin--[acetyl-CoA-carboxylase] ligase, whose product MLDEIKQKPCFDETFITTLKTNIYHFDTLPSTQTYAIEALKTHSLTAPFCIHATHQSDGIGSRGNQWESMSNALLFSFALPLKNLPQDLRIESSSIFFGVIMREFLASLGSQVWLKYPNDLYIGQHKIGGILTQKVNDCLVCGIGINIYPTLESPQSPHQHNYATLEEPISQNIQPVRFLERFFESFKKFILWKQIFSIYKLEFHKNNSFFFHLDEKKIYLKDTILNEDGSLSINGHKIYSLR is encoded by the coding sequence ATGCTAGATGAAATAAAACAAAAGCCTTGTTTTGATGAGACATTCATTACCACCCTAAAAACAAATATATACCATTTTGATACACTGCCCTCTACGCAAACTTATGCCATTGAGGCGCTTAAAACTCATTCGCTCACAGCACCATTTTGCATTCACGCTACACATCAAAGCGATGGCATAGGAAGTAGAGGTAATCAATGGGAGAGTATGTCAAATGCACTTTTATTTTCTTTTGCCCTGCCCCTTAAAAATCTCCCACAGGACTTAAGGATAGAATCTAGCTCTATTTTTTTTGGTGTGATAATGCGGGAATTTCTCGCTTCGCTTGGCTCACAGGTATGGCTCAAATATCCTAATGATTTATATATAGGGCAGCATAAAATAGGGGGGATTCTCACACAAAAAGTAAATGATTGCCTTGTGTGTGGCATAGGGATTAATATCTACCCTACTTTAGAATCTCCGCAATCACCACATCAGCACAATTATGCCACTTTAGAAGAACCCATAAGCCAAAATATACAGCCTGTGCGCTTTTTAGAGCGTTTTTTTGAGAGCTTTAAAAAATTTATATTATGGAAGCAGATTTTTAGTATTTATAAGTTAGAATTTCACAAAAATAACTCTTTCTTTTTTCATCTTGATGAGAAAAAGATTTATTTAAAAGATACTATTCTCAATGAGGACGGGTCTTTAAGCATTAATGGACACAAAATTTATAGTTTACGATAA
- a CDS encoding methionyl-tRNA formyltransferase — MKIVCAGTPEFATDIFLPISKHHKILALICQPDKPFGRKGELKAPHTKAIFAPMGVEILQPTYIDDAFSEYIKSLKPDIILVVAYGKILSQHFLDIAPCINIHASILPSWRGASPLQQMILSQMPYFGVSAMYMNERLDSGEILGISYVENTQQNIIELSQQLAFHGANLALYVLKHLQSIEPLKQIDADSSYCAKIKKSCGCVQLDSALDVYCAYLAYCVWPHIFIQSANGYTLKFFDISLEESTQTHKVGEILHIESTYIIVGCARGSLRIGSVQQEGKNKLQSPLYLRGKHLKVGDVLC; from the coding sequence GTGAAAATTGTATGTGCGGGAACACCGGAATTTGCCACAGATATTTTTCTGCCCATAAGCAAACATCATAAAATACTTGCGCTTATTTGTCAGCCTGATAAGCCCTTTGGACGCAAAGGAGAGTTAAAAGCCCCGCACACAAAAGCAATTTTTGCCCCTATGGGTGTGGAAATCCTGCAGCCTACATATATTGATGATGCTTTTAGTGAGTATATTAAGAGTTTAAAACCTGATATAATCCTTGTAGTAGCGTATGGGAAGATACTCTCACAGCATTTTTTAGACATCGCGCCTTGCATTAATATCCACGCTTCTATTCTGCCCTCTTGGCGTGGGGCAAGTCCTTTGCAACAAATGATTCTCTCTCAAATGCCTTATTTTGGTGTAAGTGCTATGTATATGAATGAAAGGCTCGATAGTGGGGAGATTCTAGGCATATCTTATGTAGAAAATACACAACAAAATATTATTGAGCTTTCACAACAACTTGCATTTCACGGGGCAAATCTCGCCCTCTATGTCCTTAAACATCTACAATCCATTGAGCCGCTTAAGCAAATTGACGCAGATTCAAGCTATTGCGCTAAGATTAAAAAATCTTGCGGTTGCGTGCAGCTTGATTCTGCGCTTGATGTGTATTGTGCGTATTTAGCATATTGCGTATGGCCCCATATCTTCATACAAAGTGCAAATGGCTATACACTCAAATTCTTTGATATAAGTCTTGAAGAATCTACACAAACACACAAAGTCGGTGAAATACTGCATATAGAATCTACATATATTATAGTAGGTTGCGCACGTGGAAGTTTGCGCATAGGGAGCGTGCAACAAGAGGGGAAAAATAAACTTCAATCCCCGCTTTATCTACGTGGCAAACATCTTAAAGTAGGTGATGTGCTATGCTAG
- the proB gene encoding glutamate 5-kinase codes for MQKTRIVLKVGSSNLSNGKIIDKAQIKALAQIIYELRECFDVILVSSGAMASGYTALQIDKNIMHNKQALASIGQPLLMESYREAFREYNIYVAQLLLVWRDFDSRKHTAFAQNTIDTLLAHNVLPIINENDTIATDEMIFGDNDRLGAYVAHYFGAKLLVILSDIDGYFDKNPHQHTDAKIIPIVHSIPQEALQESHSPHAGFATGGIVTKLLAADFLLGHKGMMFLSNGRKLDVLRDFLLHHNHRCGTLFCPAEIQNIEGIL; via the coding sequence ATGCAAAAAACACGGATAGTCCTTAAAGTGGGGAGTTCCAATCTCTCTAATGGCAAAATTATCGACAAAGCCCAAATCAAAGCATTAGCGCAGATTATTTATGAGCTAAGAGAATGCTTTGATGTGATTTTGGTAAGCTCTGGTGCGATGGCAAGTGGCTACACAGCATTGCAAATTGATAAAAACATTATGCACAACAAACAAGCTCTTGCAAGTATCGGGCAGCCGCTATTAATGGAATCTTACCGCGAGGCTTTTAGGGAATACAACATCTATGTGGCGCAGCTACTTTTGGTATGGCGGGATTTTGATTCTCGCAAACATACTGCCTTTGCGCAAAATACGATTGATACATTGTTAGCACATAATGTCCTGCCTATTATCAATGAAAATGATACGATTGCCACAGATGAAATGATTTTTGGCGATAATGATAGACTAGGTGCGTATGTGGCGCATTATTTTGGGGCGAAACTACTTGTCATCCTAAGTGATATTGATGGCTATTTTGATAAGAATCCTCATCAGCACACAGACGCAAAGATTATCCCTATTGTGCATTCTATTCCGCAAGAGGCATTGCAGGAAAGTCATTCACCCCATGCGGGTTTTGCCACAGGGGGAATTGTTACAAAACTTTTAGCCGCAGATTTTTTACTTGGGCACAAGGGTATGATGTTTTTAAGCAATGGGCGCAAACTAGATGTGTTAAGAGACTTTCTTTTACATCATAATCATCGCTGTGGGACACTTTTCTGCCCTGCAGAGATTCAAAACATAGAGGGAATCTTGTGA